AAGCTTATCATGAGGTTATAGCCTGTCTCTGATGGTACCTGGATTCCTGGACAGGTGACGAACAGCCAGAGACACAGAGGGTATCAGCCAGGACTGTGCTGACAGTGATGCCAGCTGAAACACACTATCATCCCTTTTGGGCTTCACTGGGAGGCTGATACCAACAGGATCATGTCCTCCACGAGGCCTAATTGCTCTATTTTTCATACACTTAGCCTTTACATGAAAGCCATGgtcttcttaaataaaataaaacactggtCTTCGACCTTACCTATGTTTTCGCTGCCTGTGGTTCCAGTTATCTTTGGTATACTCAGAAAACATTAAGTGGAAAACAAGGAAAGATGTCCTAAGATTGGCACAGTTGTTGTTAAGGTACGACGTTATAGCTCCGTTCCTTTATGAGTTATTGGAAGTAGCCTTTCTACCTTATCCAGTCTACCAGCTAAATTTCATCACTCTGTGTATGCACGGGAGAAGGGAGAGCCCCAACACGGCCACACTGCCCAGAGGTCAGCCCATCGAGGGCCTGACTACCATAGCACGGCTTCTCCACATCTCAGAATCTGTGCTCCCATACACACCTGGCGTGGGCCACTTTATAGGGATACCCGAATCTCAGAGAGGTTAAAACACTAAATTCTGACTCTCACGCTAGAGGGACAGAACCTAGGCAAATTCAACAGAACAACTGAGTTCTgcattcccaccctcccccatCAGAATTCGAGCCCCTTACCACTCCTGAAAGAGCTCAGGGTCAGAGAGGGTCAAGGTCACGATCCGTGCTCCCTGGGCAGGGGGATTGGACCAAGTGATTCTCACAATCTTCTCCATCTGGGAAAGGACCCGAAAGACGCTGTCGGATTCTTTTCCAACCACGGTCAAATTCCCCACTCTCTCATCTAAGGAGAAACGAGAAGCCGGCTTAGCTGCTGCTGAGGTGTTGAAGGGGCAGGGAGACAGGGCTGCAAGTCTGCAAAGCACTCACTGTAGAGCCCGAAGTTCTTGGAGAAGGACTGGGCACAGAAGAGCTCGAAGCCTTCAGACACAAAATAGCGAATAGCCCACGCATCTTTCTCTAGGTCTCCAGATGCAAAGCCCTGATAGGCTGAGTCAAAGAAGGGGAACAGAAAACGGCGCTGCGAGGAAGGAAAGCAAGTCAGGGCAGGACGTCCTCCGGAAGCAGCCTCAGACATGGACCCTTCCTTCCCACTTGGCATCTGGAAGGAATTTCTACCCAGAACCTTGTATTTCTTGTCTGTATGCATTCATTTATCCACTGGCCACTCTGCATCTTGGTATTCACCGAACACCAAGCAGCAATGATTTTAGTAAATCCTCCTTCTTAACATTGCTGTACTCCAGCGTCAAGACGCAGCTTTGCCAACGGGACTTACTTCTGAAGCTTGGAGGCACTGTTCTGCGTCAGTGGGTCCCTCTGCAGGAATTCCTGGTATGATAAGCTAATTAAGTGAGGTCTGAAAACTCCAGGGCCTCCTCACCTCAGTGCTGCCCCGCGCCAGCTTCTCTAGAGGAAGCGGGCTCTCGATTCTGATCACTCTCATCTCTTCAAAGAGTCCCCCTCGCTGCTCCTGTGCCTTCCACACTGAGGGGACaaacctcttccctctcctcaactGTCCAAACCAGAAACCCGAGATCACCATCACTCAAAGCATGCAGTTCATTCCCCACCTGCAATGGTACCCGATTCCCGCTATCCCAGACTCCTGAGAACCTGCTTCCTCCATCTCCCCTTCTCCGATGCCACCTACTTCATTTGGTTCCCAGTAACTCCCACACTGGCAGCACCTAACTGCTTTCCCAGCTGTCTCGTTGCACTTCCCTTTAATCTATTCCACCCCGTGTTACCAGGCTCATCTCAAGGGTCAGCCATATTTGCTCTCTAAACACATTCTTTGAGCTCCCCTGGATCTCCCCCACCACGAACCCCAGGCAGTAATGAGAATGTCCTTCAGTTCCTTAAATGGGCACCCTGTCTGCCTCGGTggggctgtgtctgtgtctgtgctctACCCCCTGCCACCTTTCCACCAGCTCTCTCAAGACAATGtcttctcatctcctccttttcAAAACTCGGCATGGAGGCCGCTTCTTCCAGAAAGGTTTAGCCCATCGCTATGGAACCCACCCACGCCGCATCTCAAAGTACCAGAACTGCTCCAATACTAACCCCTGAGTTGTTCTTAAACAGGCTATGTGTTCTTCAAGACAGGGCCTCCATCTGCTATGTCCACTACCAGACCCCAGTGGTACCCAACACCTAAAAGTTGCTTAGTAAGCATCCCATAAGCACATTGACGAAGAATATGCACTTTAGTTAGGAACTCTCATCTAGAAAGCAATCCTGAAGAGATAAAgttttttggggtggtggtggtgcacacctttaatcccagcactcaggaggtagaggcaggtgaatctctaagttctaagccagcctggtctacagagagttccaggacagccagagctacacagagaaatcctgtctcaaaagaacaattaaaaaaaaaaaaaaaaaggaaggaaggaaggaagaaagaaagaaagttttactACATATATAAATTGGGTCAAGAAATCTGAAATAAACTTAAACATTCCTCAACCGGTTTACCCAATCCTCAAGATGGCATATCCATGAAAGGATCACATAgctatgaaaaaaaatgacactaTAAACCatcaaagaaatatatatatatataaagaaataaaaggggaGAATGCTGCaaaataatagaaagaaaacaattccaCTTTTGTAAAACATGTACACATTTTAAAGACCACACAAACTAATTAATACTCCATCCATCAAAACGCTCCTGGTGTCTGTTTGAGTGATAAGATGTAGAGTTAATACTTATTTGCTTCTCTGGACTTCTCTCCATTTTCCAGACCCTTCAATGAGCAGGCTGTGcttttaaataattaagaaaCAACCACTAAAGAAGATTAAGCCAGGCACCCCACTTGGCGGGATGCTCCGCAAGAGCCCTTACCTTCATGACAGCAGCGATCTCCTTCCACTGCTCTTGAGTGGGGTCGGTCCCGGTTGGGTTGTGTGCACAGGCATGAAGGACAAAGATGGAGAACTCAGGAGCATTCTGGGGAGAAGAAGGCTCCATCAGCCCTGACAGGAGCAGGGATATCAGAAGACAGCAGAACCCAGGACACAGTAAAAGGGCAAGCACTAACCATATTCTGAGTGCCTTTCACATCCCTCTTCTGTGCAATCACTCTCTTATGTGCTATTTCGGAATCCACTATCCGATTTGAAGAAAAAGTCTCAGATTCTCACTCATCAACTGATCCAAAAGCTCTCCCCGCTGCTCCTCAACAGAATTCTCTACCGTTCTGTATCACCCACCTCCAGATCACTCAGGAAACCCTCGATGTCAAGTCCTCTCTTCTCTGCATCCCAGTAGCGATAGGACCGGATGTCTGTAAAGCCGGCAGCCGAAAACACAGCATTATGGTTCTCTGCAAAGCAAGGGGACAAACGTTAGCTGTTTTTTCAGATACAAGGTGGTGGAATCAGAAGGAACATGAGTGAGCTTCAGGTCAGGCCCCGAGGCTCAGCGTCCACCGGGCACTGTGGAGTTAGAGTGCCAGGAACAAGCTCAGCCAGACTTAGCAGCCTACTACAGTGCCGCCTCCTACATCCACTTCTCTGGCAGGAACCTTCAACACAGACTACAAAGCAAGACTGCAGAGGATCTTGGCAAAAGGTGTTCCCAGCTGAAATCTGAGCAGCAGCTTTCTCTGGGTGCTGCCATAATCCAGTGCTCAGCAACTCCCCAAAGCCGGCCCTTTCGGGGATGGATTACATCTTCCCGCACTCCCTGAGTGTCGCGAGGACAGCCCTCCCAGTGGCTTGGCTCTCCTCTCCCGCAGCGGACAGGCTCACCCCAGGTTGGCGACGATACGTAGATGGGTGTGTCCTTGTTGTCTATGCCATTGTACCACCGCCCTAAGAAGTCAGCTCCGATTCGAAGTGCACCTGTTCCTCCCAAAGCCTGCACGCCTCCGACCTGAAAGAGAAGATTTGGGGGTCACGGTTGGGCAAGGGTGAGACAGTAAAGAGGTCTTATTTTGTACCTGTTCTGTGCAAAGCCCTATGCGTGCATGAGTTCATCAAAACTTCCAACAACTACCGGGAGATCCTTTTCCCTGCTCATGCTTACAAGTGAGGAAACGGAGAGACACCTCAAGAGATGAAGCTCAGTCACCAGCCAGCAAGCAGGACAGCCAGCTCTCTGACCTCACAGTTCTGACTCCAGGAGGAACTTCAATTCTGAACACAGGTAGAAGGACCCAGGCCACGCTAGCATGTGCCTTGGATGTGAACTCCATCTGTTCAGCACCCGTCCAAGATCACTCCTTTCAACAGGATCCTGGATACATACTCCTAGCTGGCCAGTGACTCCATCTATCTACAGAGTGCTGGTTTATTAACTCCTGGAAATATGTTCTCCCAAAGATGAGAGGCAGATTTTGCCTTCCTCTGCTCAGTTTCCCCTCAGCTTGAAGAGTCCCAATATAGGCGATAATGAAAGTCCTCTGTTCTATCATTTACAGACTGCCTTCACCTAGAGTCTTGTTTGGCCCCCACGTACCCTGCAGAGTAAATCTGATGTCCCCAGTTGACAAATGAGGAAGCAGATTGAGGGGGAAAAATGGTTCACAAAAGGATGGACAGCTGGCTAGGGTCATGGATGGGCATGAATGGGGTCTTCCCGCTTTGGATCTGGCCACTCTGTCTTTCTGTATGTCACTCCATCTACCTAGGTTTGGTTTGACCCTTCAGATTCAAGTGAGGCTTCAGCATAACTCAGTAGAGAAAAGACATAAATTAGATGTTGCCTAATATGTCTGCAAGATTAAGGAGAACAAAAGGATCACACGAGGAGTCTGTAAACAAaaggaggaggctggggaggtAGTTTGgtgg
This is a stretch of genomic DNA from Meriones unguiculatus strain TT.TT164.6M chromosome 1, Bangor_MerUng_6.1, whole genome shotgun sequence. It encodes these proteins:
- the Got1 gene encoding aspartate aminotransferase, cytoplasmic → MAPPSVFAQVPQAPPVLVFKLTADFREDPHPLKVNLGVGAYRTDESEPWVLPVVKKVEQRIAEDSRLNHEYLPILGLADFRSLASQLLLGENCPALKEERVGGVQALGGTGALRIGADFLGRWYNGIDNKDTPIYVSSPTWENHNAVFSAAGFTDIRSYRYWDAEKRGLDIEGFLSDLENAPEFSIFVLHACAHNPTGTDPTQEQWKEIAAVMKRRFLFPFFDSAYQGFASGDLEKDAWAIRYFVSEGFELFCAQSFSKNFGLYNERVGNLTVVGKESDSVFRVLSQMEKIVRITWSNPPAQGARIVTLTLSDPELFQEWKGNVKTMADRILTMRAELRARLEYLKTPGTWSHITDQIGMFSFTGLNPKQVQYLVNEKHIYLLPSGRINMCGLTTKNLDYVATSIHEAVTKIQ